The proteins below come from a single Tissierella sp. MB52-C2 genomic window:
- a CDS encoding LytTR family DNA-binding domain-containing protein gives MLHICICDDEKVQRNNLKVIISTQLELKGIDFHIMECEDGESLIESLNKNKNCFDIIFLDIEMNGINGIETAKQIRDINDIAVIIFVTGFADYVFNGYEVRALNYVLKPYKEEKILDILSQALKQIDSIQNKFLMIQLNRNIYRIYFHDIIYFISDKRKLIVVTDENTYEFYGKLDDIEKEVPSFFIRIHQRYLVNLNFVSCVEDNELEIKGQKLPISRSKYQDLMIAFAKTMLR, from the coding sequence TTGCTTCATATTTGCATATGTGATGATGAAAAAGTACAAAGAAACAATTTAAAAGTTATTATAAGTACTCAACTTGAGCTTAAGGGTATAGATTTTCATATTATGGAATGTGAAGATGGTGAGTCATTAATAGAATCACTTAATAAGAATAAGAATTGCTTTGATATTATCTTTTTAGATATAGAAATGAATGGAATAAATGGTATTGAGACTGCAAAACAAATTAGAGATATAAATGATATCGCAGTGATTATTTTTGTGACTGGGTTTGCCGATTACGTATTTAATGGATATGAAGTGAGAGCTCTTAATTATGTACTTAAACCATATAAGGAAGAAAAAATATTAGACATTTTGAGCCAAGCTTTAAAGCAAATCGATAGTATTCAAAATAAGTTTTTAATGATTCAGTTAAATAGAAATATATATAGGATTTATTTCCATGATATTATTTATTTCATAAGTGATAAACGTAAATTAATAGTTGTAACAGATGAAAATACCTATGAATTTTATGGAAAGCTAGATGATATTGAGAAGGAAGTTCCCAGTTTCTTTATAAGGATACATCAACGTTACTTAGTAAACTTAAACTTTGTATCATGTGTTGAAGATAATGAGCTTGAGATTAAGGGACAAAAGCTTCCAATAAGTAGGAGCAAATATCAAGATCTAATGATAGCCTTTGCTAAAACTATGCTTAGATAA
- a CDS encoding GHKL domain-containing protein has product MNLLFSYCYYISLIFVIVLTGISFYKVNECFVDIKENIVFRLIAFTGLSFIVTIVIFVNDIVNVVYALIGYIGVMIICYEGSTIKKISVVMVLYPMVVSINLLGNNYDSILSRALSYKTYIIIWYFALALLWFGIYKVIKDKISYAKQYINDKTWILIDIICITPLISIVSTTIFTGFDEAYKAYLIALVCIISNVGIIFLIQYIIEGVKVRLDNQNYKLQYDYYKSLEEKQFETRKIYHDMNNHLQIIGSYIDNNDIEKAKLYFESLVEKSISYGNKVFCKNSIINAVLNNKYDLIVQNEIDCNINIAIDEKITIDDMDLCSIFANTLDNAIEASLRIKEVSQRKIIVKGRVDKGYFSYSVINNKVGDILTHKGTIVSTKEDRKYHGFGLQNIKDIVNKYRGVFDISYTGTEFSIVVIIKVK; this is encoded by the coding sequence ATGAATTTACTATTTTCATATTGTTATTATATTTCATTGATCTTTGTAATTGTTTTAACGGGAATAAGCTTTTATAAAGTCAATGAATGTTTTGTTGACATAAAAGAAAATATAGTATTCAGATTAATTGCATTTACAGGATTATCTTTTATAGTAACAATTGTTATATTTGTTAATGATATTGTAAATGTAGTATATGCATTAATTGGATATATAGGTGTTATGATAATATGCTATGAAGGAAGCACTATTAAAAAGATATCTGTTGTTATGGTACTTTATCCAATGGTAGTTTCAATTAATCTTTTAGGTAATAACTATGATTCAATTTTGAGTAGAGCTTTAAGTTACAAAACATATATTATAATATGGTATTTTGCATTAGCTTTACTCTGGTTTGGAATTTATAAGGTTATAAAAGATAAAATTTCATATGCTAAACAATATATTAATGATAAAACCTGGATACTCATAGACATAATATGTATTACACCTCTAATTTCCATAGTATCAACAACTATTTTTACAGGTTTTGATGAAGCATATAAAGCATATCTAATAGCGTTGGTATGTATTATATCAAATGTTGGAATTATATTTCTTATACAATATATAATCGAAGGTGTTAAGGTTAGACTAGATAATCAAAATTATAAATTGCAATATGACTACTATAAATCATTAGAGGAAAAGCAATTTGAAACAAGGAAAATATACCATGATATGAATAATCATCTACAAATTATTGGATCATATATTGATAATAATGATATAGAGAAAGCAAAACTATATTTTGAAAGCTTAGTTGAAAAATCTATTTCTTATGGAAATAAAGTATTTTGTAAGAATAGTATAATTAATGCAGTTTTAAATAATAAATATGATTTGATAGTTCAAAATGAAATAGATTGTAATATAAATATTGCAATTGATGAAAAAATTACAATAGATGATATGGATTTATGTTCAATATTTGCTAATACACTTGATAATGCAATAGAGGCTTCATTGAGAATAAAAGAAGTATCACAACGTAAAATCATTGTAAAGGGTCGAGTAGATAAAGGATACTTTAGTTATTCTGTCATCAACAATAAAGTAGGAGATATTTTAACCCACAAAGGAACTATTGTATCGACCAAAGAGGATAGGAAATATCATGGATTTGGGCTGCAAAACATAAAAGATATTGTAAATAAGTATAGGGGGGTATTTGATATTAGCTATACTGGTACAGAGTTTTCAATAGTGGTGATTATAAAAGTAAAATAG
- a CDS encoding 5-bromo-4-chloroindolyl phosphate hydrolysis family protein, with product MNRRSKFNLNDEIKNIVHDALNNGDFKRLNRDIENVVKGALDEVRKSINLKPGNNHNCGNKTWNSQTDKANDYQSSYDKESQTFRQQKLKHQRDNFNAMNNYNNSYRPGKVGLKPTKFTVSVGHVSNILFTVFGSIGSILFGVPILGLILTFMFNGDRGLLNGAIGIFPLFALSVILFMNGGRIRKRLKRFQRYIIQLRGRNYCLINELSSATGLSNKAVVKDLRKMITIGMFPEGHIDDKNTCFMLNNECYEQYLQLQKNIEIKNLEEQEKQLYETTNENLKQEEGSKKDELKPEIRKAIDEGRKFVVEIKDANIAIPGEEISQKLDRLEEVTGRIFDYVEIHPEKFSEIKKFTEYFLPTTLKLVDAYRKLDYQPIEGENISSAKKEIEDTMDTINLAFENLLDSLFEDVAMDISTDISVLQTMFAQEGLTEKNMKVRK from the coding sequence ATGAATAGAAGGAGTAAATTTAATTTAAATGATGAGATTAAAAATATAGTTCATGATGCACTAAATAATGGAGATTTTAAGAGGTTAAATCGAGATATTGAGAATGTTGTTAAAGGTGCACTTGATGAGGTTAGAAAGTCAATTAATTTGAAACCAGGAAATAATCATAACTGTGGAAATAAAACTTGGAATAGTCAAACTGATAAGGCTAATGATTATCAGAGTAGTTATGACAAGGAATCACAGACATTTAGGCAACAAAAACTGAAACATCAAAGAGATAACTTTAATGCTATGAATAATTACAATAATTCTTATAGACCTGGTAAAGTAGGTTTAAAACCAACTAAGTTCACTGTATCAGTTGGACATGTGTCAAATATATTGTTTACTGTATTTGGATCCATAGGAAGTATTCTATTTGGAGTACCAATACTTGGGTTGATATTAACATTTATGTTTAATGGAGATAGGGGATTGCTTAATGGTGCCATCGGAATTTTTCCATTATTTGCTTTAAGTGTAATCTTGTTTATGAATGGAGGAAGAATTCGTAAAAGGTTAAAAAGATTTCAAAGATATATAATACAGTTACGAGGACGCAATTATTGTTTAATTAATGAGCTTTCTTCAGCAACGGGATTAAGTAACAAAGCTGTAGTAAAAGATTTACGTAAAATGATTACCATAGGTATGTTTCCAGAGGGACATATAGATGATAAAAATACTTGTTTTATGTTAAATAACGAATGTTATGAACAATATCTTCAGCTGCAGAAAAATATAGAAATAAAGAATTTAGAAGAGCAGGAAAAACAACTATATGAAACAACAAACGAAAACTTGAAACAGGAAGAAGGCAGTAAAAAAGATGAATTAAAACCAGAGATTAGAAAAGCAATAGATGAAGGACGCAAATTTGTTGTAGAAATTAAAGATGCCAATATTGCAATTCCAGGGGAGGAAATCTCACAAAAACTAGATAGGTTAGAAGAGGTAACTGGAAGAATTTTTGATTATGTAGAAATTCATCCTGAAAAGTTTTCCGAAATAAAGAAATTTACAGAGTACTTTTTGCCAACAACATTAAAATTAGTAGATGCCTATAGGAAATTAGATTATCAGCCCATAGAGGGAGAAAATATTTCAAGTGCAAAGAAAGAAATAGAGGATACAATGGATACTATTAATCTTGCTTTTGAAAATTTATTGGATAGTTTGTTTGAAGATGTGGCAATGGATATATCCACGGATATATCTGTACTGCAAACCATGTTTGCACAAGAAGGACTAACAGAGAAAAATATGAAAGTTAGAAAATAA